The window GGTATACCTTTAGTGGAAATTGCAACTGAGCCATTCGAAATAAATCCTAAAGAAATTAAAAAAATTGCTTTAGGATTAGGAAGAATTTTGAGAAGCACCAAGAGAGTAAAAAGAGGATTGGGTTCAATTAGACAAGATGTTAATGTTTCAATTAAAGATGGGGGAGTTGTAATTGAAGTAAAAGGAGTTCAACAATTAGATCAATTAGAAAAAGTAGTAGAATTTGAGGCTAAAAGACAACATGGCTTATTAAAAATTTCAAATAAACTACAAGAATTAGAATGGAATCATAATGTTGATGATGATCGAAAAATAGTCACAAAACAATTTGAAAAATGTAAATCAAAAATTATTCAAAATGCTATAAAGAAAAATCAGGAGATCGTTTCAATAGTATTTAAAAACATGAAAGGTATTTTTGGATATTCACCTTATGAAGGAATTCGATTAGGGAAAGAAGTTGCAGAATTAGTAAGATTTTTTGGGTTAGGTGGAGTTTTTCATTCCGATGAGCTACCAAATTATGGAATAGAAGAAAAAGATATAGAAAATTTGAAAGAATTTTTAAAAATTAATGAGAATGATGCATTTTTAGTTTTAGCTATTCCATTTGAAATGATGCACACAGTTATTGATCAAATTATTTTAAGAATAAAACATATCAAAAATGAAGGAATACCAATAGATACACGACTAGCTACGCAAACAGGTGAGACAAAATTTCTAAGACCTAGACCTGGTGCTGCAAGAATGTATCCAGAAACAGATATTCCCCCCATCTTAATCTCAAAAAATGAATTAGAAGATACAAGAAACAATTTACCAAAATCATGGGATGAATCTATCAAAGAATTGCAAATAAAATATAAAATTAATCCACAACTAGCAGAACAAATTTTTGATTCAAGGTATTTGGAATTGTTTGAAAGAATTGTTGATAAAATTAGCATCAATCCCACATTTGTTGCATCAATTTTATGTTCTACAATTACTAATTTAGAGAGAAACGGTCTAAATTCTAATTTATTACAAAATGAAGATGTTGTAAAAATATTTGAATTGTTAGAAAATGGAAAAATTGCTAAAGAATCAATTGAGATAATTTTTGAAAATATAATGGCTGGAAAATCTAAGACTATTGAAGAGGCAATGAAAAATACTTCAATTGAGGCTGTAAATGAAGTTGATCTGGAGAAATTTATTGAAAATATAGTAGAAAAAAATCAAGAAATAATTAAA of the Nitrosopumilus sp. genome contains:
- the gatE gene encoding Glu-tRNA(Gln) amidotransferase subunit GatE; its protein translation is MSEFSINDVGVKVGLEIHQQLATNKKLFCNCKQLESDEYFIKFQRKLRASKSELGEYDPAALFEKSKSKTIMYYANPESSCLVEQDEEPPHKLDEDARKTALIIASILKSNVFSEIYPMRKTVVDGSNTTGFQRTMLISQGGNFEVEGKSIGIQSICLEEDAAKNLGDEGSIRKFGLERLGIPLVEIATEPFEINPKEIKKIALGLGRILRSTKRVKRGLGSIRQDVNVSIKDGGVVIEVKGVQQLDQLEKVVEFEAKRQHGLLKISNKLQELEWNHNVDDDRKIVTKQFEKCKSKIIQNAIKKNQEIVSIVFKNMKGIFGYSPYEGIRLGKEVAELVRFFGLGGVFHSDELPNYGIEEKDIENLKEFLKINENDAFLVLAIPFEMMHTVIDQIILRIKHIKNEGIPIDTRLATQTGETKFLRPRPGAARMYPETDIPPILISKNELEDTRNNLPKSWDESIKELQIKYKINPQLAEQIFDSRYLELFERIVDKISINPTFVASILCSTITNLERNGLNSNLLQNEDVVKIFELLENGKIAKESIEIIFENIMAGKSKTIEEAMKNTSIEAVNEVDLEKFIENIVEKNQEIIKNQKERAVGPLMGIAMKELRGKASGEIINNLLLKNIKKKLQSV